One part of the Eptesicus fuscus isolate TK198812 chromosome 2, DD_ASM_mEF_20220401, whole genome shotgun sequence genome encodes these proteins:
- the NAP1L5 gene encoding nucleosome assembly protein 1-like 5, whose translation MTEWHSNRRKLSQNARGRRGRPSADAREPVQGPRCKGGRGCGQGTRRHGGGGGKGAAACRGGVMAKGGAEAPETPAKNAPKAKQDFLESLPHSVKCRVLALKTLQKRCDKIKAKFDKEFQALEKKYNEIYKPVLAKIQELTGEMEGYAWTLEGEAASEDEEEEEEGETEESVAAKNEAPNSAVPHDAKE comes from the coding sequence ATGACAGAATGGCATAGCAACAGGAGGAAGCTGTCGCAGAAcgccagggggaggaggggacgaCCATCAGCTGACGCCAGGGAGCCAGTCCAGGGCCCGCGCTGCAAGGGCGGGCGGGGCTGCGGCCAGGGGACCAGGCggcacggcggcggcggcggcaaagGGGCGGCTGCGTGCCGCGGAGGAGTCATGGCCAAGGGCGGCGCGGAGGCGCCTGAGACCCCTGCAAAGAATGCGCCAAAGGCTAAACAGGACTTTCTGGAGAGCCTGCCTCACTCGGTGAAATGCCGAGTCCTGGCCCTCAAAACACTGCAGAAGCGCTGCGATAAGATAAAGGCCAAATTTGATAAGGAATTTCAGGCTCTGGAAAAAAAGTACAACGAAATCTACAAGCCCGTACTTGCCAAGATCCAAGAGCTCACTGGTGAGATGGAAGGATATGCATGGACCTTGGAGGGTGAGGCGGCATccgaggatgaggaggaggaggaggagggggaaacgGAGGAGTCTGTGGCTGCCAAAAATGAGGCTCCCAACTCTGCGGTGCCCCATGACGCCAAGGAATAG